One Saprospiraceae bacterium genomic region harbors:
- a CDS encoding DinB family protein, which translates to MTDSNQFVRNGCAEIDEITRFVNVHFGKMPPDLLNQRAGPGTWSIAENLKHLMVVNESYFPGFEALRNKNNSQNSNLISRWFAHKMGHWILKRVKRSGDHKMKTFSIWEPVQYSKPGSVVEDFEHHQGLLKTYLEWSVAWIEKGLVIASPANGLIRYRIEDAWNIIIEHEWRHLNQAMRMKANQKQQ; encoded by the coding sequence ATGACTGATTCGAATCAATTTGTACGAAATGGCTGTGCAGAAATCGATGAGATTACCCGATTCGTAAATGTACATTTCGGCAAGATGCCTCCGGATTTGTTAAATCAAAGAGCTGGGCCTGGTACCTGGAGCATTGCAGAAAATTTAAAACACCTTATGGTCGTCAATGAAAGTTATTTTCCAGGTTTCGAAGCACTCCGTAATAAAAACAATTCTCAGAATTCAAATTTGATTTCCAGATGGTTTGCCCATAAAATGGGTCATTGGATTCTCAAAAGGGTCAAACGCAGCGGAGATCATAAAATGAAAACTTTTTCCATTTGGGAGCCGGTTCAATATTCGAAACCGGGTTCCGTGGTAGAAGACTTTGAACACCACCAGGGCTTGCTTAAAACATATCTGGAGTGGAGCGTTGCCTGGATAGAAAAAGGGCTGGTGATCGCATCTCCGGCGAATGGCTTGATTCGATATCGCATTGAAGATGCCTGGAACATCATCATCGAGCACGAATGGAGACATCTCAATCAGGCCATGAGAATGAAAGCGAACCAAAAGCAACAATAA
- a CDS encoding thioredoxin family protein — MALTESNMLRLGTEAPDFALPDVVSGKIVHLFSETNRDGYLIMFICNHCPYVVHIMDGLLKLLQDYSGKNIFIAAISSNDVDSYPQDGPDKMKELALTKEFKFPYLYDETQEIAKVYDAACTPDFYVFDRNKKLVYRGRMDESRPQSGIPVTGRDLRKALDAVLNGQTVDEVQYPSMGCNIKWKK, encoded by the coding sequence ATGGCATTGACAGAATCTAATATGCTCAGACTTGGGACCGAAGCACCCGATTTTGCACTCCCGGATGTCGTGAGCGGAAAAATCGTGCATCTCTTTTCGGAGACCAATCGCGATGGATACCTCATTATGTTTATTTGCAATCACTGCCCGTATGTGGTTCATATTATGGATGGATTGCTGAAATTACTGCAGGACTATTCCGGGAAAAATATTTTTATTGCAGCGATTAGCAGCAACGATGTAGATTCCTATCCGCAGGATGGGCCGGATAAAATGAAAGAACTGGCCTTGACGAAGGAATTTAAATTTCCCTATTTGTACGATGAGACTCAGGAGATTGCCAAAGTTTACGATGCGGCCTGTACGCCTGATTTTTATGTGTTCGACCGAAACAAGAAATTGGTATATCGCGGCAGGATGGATGAAAGCCGTCCGCAGTCAGGTATTCCGGTTACAGGCAGAGATTTACGCAAAGCACTGGATGCTGTTTTAAACGGACAGACAGTCGATGAAGTGCAATATCCAAGTATGGGATGCAACATCAAATGGAAGAAATAG
- a CDS encoding tyrosine-type recombinase/integrase, which translates to MSSSHVYTFWIGSKHWKASRYSKTQGCYYLEYQLSGFQDLKEFFRQHSIYADSRQFLKEIKQLRSEPELPSATDTSESGKTAQNEIALFRIYLEQKRYAPNTIKTYCQAIATFLNWVGKPLAEVSMDDLILFNHQYIIRLQFSSSYQNQVVNAVKLFFERIENRKIQVEQIERPFRERKLPNVLSKEEVRTLLAGIRNQKHKMMLTTIYACGLRSNELLKLRLGDVDSKRNFLLIRQAKGKKDRCIPISDKLILELREYYKMYRPKTWLFEGQFQGEPYSARSLQLVLKAAVRRAKIKKPVTLHWLRHSFATHLLESGTDLRYIQVLLGHNSPKTTMIYTHVSELSISKIKTPYEDL; encoded by the coding sequence TTGAGTTCAAGCCATGTTTATACATTTTGGATAGGATCAAAACATTGGAAGGCATCCAGGTATAGTAAAACGCAAGGATGTTATTATCTGGAATATCAACTATCCGGTTTTCAGGACTTGAAGGAATTTTTCAGGCAGCATTCGATTTATGCGGATTCCAGGCAATTTTTGAAGGAAATCAAACAACTGCGATCTGAGCCTGAATTGCCGTCGGCAACAGATACGTCTGAATCCGGCAAGACAGCCCAAAACGAGATTGCTTTATTCCGTATATATCTGGAACAAAAGCGATATGCTCCCAACACGATAAAGACCTATTGTCAGGCGATAGCGACATTTTTGAATTGGGTGGGAAAGCCATTGGCCGAAGTTAGCATGGATGACTTAATCCTGTTTAACCATCAATACATCATCAGGCTCCAATTTTCTAGTTCATATCAGAACCAGGTGGTGAATGCGGTGAAATTATTTTTTGAGCGCATCGAAAACAGGAAAATCCAGGTGGAGCAGATTGAGCGGCCATTCAGAGAGCGCAAGCTGCCCAATGTTCTGAGCAAAGAGGAAGTCAGAACTCTTTTGGCCGGCATCAGGAACCAGAAACACAAAATGATGTTGACCACCATATATGCCTGTGGTTTGAGGAGTAATGAATTACTTAAATTGCGATTGGGAGATGTGGATTCGAAGAGAAATTTTCTATTGATCAGGCAAGCCAAAGGCAAAAAAGACCGTTGCATTCCTATTTCCGACAAATTGATTCTTGAATTAAGGGAATACTACAAAATGTATCGGCCCAAAACCTGGTTGTTTGAAGGACAGTTTCAGGGAGAACCCTATTCTGCCAGAAGTTTGCAGTTGGTGTTAAAAGCAGCAGTAAGGCGCGCCAAAATCAAGAAACCCGTCACATTGCACTGGTTGCGGCACAGTTTTGCCACTCATCTGCTTGAAAGCGGGACAGATTTGCGATATATACAGGTCCTGCTGGGACATAATTCCCCCAAAACAACAATGATTTACACCCATGTTAGCGAGCTGAGCATATCAAAAATCAAAACACCCTATGAGGATTTATAG
- a CDS encoding AraC family transcriptional regulator, with protein sequence MKVNLSFWTVLAAFVILFGFWHNINYKFESFIISSVLNLLVLVTVVLVFKQPQIIEILKIQKSKYIKSTLNDKEKQDIENKIMATSEKSEVITNPEITLEQFAKLINYSPQKVSQVINEKSGLNFNSFINQKRVEYACDLIAKDPDVKILAIVYDSGFNNKNSFYMAFKKFKGVTPSVYASRYKNLGKEVSEYKL encoded by the coding sequence ATGAAGGTCAATCTGTCATTTTGGACAGTCTTGGCTGCATTTGTAATTTTATTTGGATTTTGGCATAACATCAACTATAAATTTGAGAGTTTCATTATTTCATCTGTATTAAATTTATTGGTTTTAGTTACTGTCGTTTTGGTATTTAAACAACCACAAATCATAGAAATACTTAAAATTCAAAAATCTAAATACATCAAATCAACCTTAAATGACAAAGAAAAACAAGATATCGAAAATAAGATAATGGCAACATCTGAAAAAAGTGAAGTTATTACCAATCCTGAAATTACATTGGAACAGTTTGCAAAATTGATTAATTATTCTCCTCAAAAAGTTTCACAAGTCATAAATGAGAAATCAGGACTTAATTTTAACAGTTTTATAAACCAAAAACGAGTGGAATATGCTTGTGATTTAATTGCCAAAGATCCTGATGTGAAAATTTTAGCAATTGTCTATGACTCTGGCTTCAACAACAAAAATAGTTTTTATATGGCATTTAAGAAATTTAAAGGAGTAACGCCTTCTGTCTATGCTTCAAGGTATAAAAATTTGGGAAAAGAGGTCTCGGAATATAAACTATGA
- a CDS encoding DEAD/DEAH box helicase family protein, whose protein sequence is MSKKSLSERDICTKFITPALEKAGWDKQIQLLEEVSFTDGKIFVRGKLTARGKGKRADYILYYKPNIPIAIIEAKDNNHSVRAGIQQALDYAKILDIPCVFSSNGDGFLFHDRTATDGNIETELDLENFPTPKQLWEKYKKYKGIETPVAEKIASQDYYFDGTSRKPRYYQQIAVNRTVEAIAKGQNRLLLVMATGTGKTYTAFQIIHRLWKSGAKKRILFLADRNALIDQTRRGDFKHFKDKMTVVKHRQIDKSYEIYLSLYQGLSGNEEDKNIYKQFSPDFFDLIVIDECHRGSAKEDSAWREILNYFNNATHIGLTATPKETKETSNTEYFGDPIYTYSLKQGIDDGFLAPYRVVRIGLNIDFEGWRPEQGKKDKHGNEIEDRVYNRKDYDRNLVIDERTDTVAKKVTEFLKGFDRFAKTIIFCADIDHAERMRSAIAKYNHDLVAENYKYVMQITGDNDEGKRELDNFINPEEKYPVIATTSELMTTGVDAQTCKVIVLDSEIKSMTKFKQIIGRGTRINEEFDKLYFTILDFRNVTDLFADKDFDGDPIRVKPVSQDEDLSLVVIEEEENTFTVLDEQTGEEIKFEKAQIRYPDGTMPNGNWVAKEPRQKIYVNGVDVSVLVSRELYFDNNGKPITTSLKDHTKEIIKGQFASLDDFLNKWNTTERKEAIVAELQEQGVLIEALTEAVNKEVDLFDLICHIAFDQPPLTRKERANNVKKRNYFTKYGEQARKVLETLLDKYADEGITNIESIEVLKVKPLTDFGSPIEIINEFGSKEKYLEAVKELEKELYKIA, encoded by the coding sequence ATGAGTAAAAAGAGTTTATCAGAAAGAGATATTTGCACCAAGTTTATCACTCCTGCACTTGAGAAAGCAGGTTGGGATAAGCAAATTCAACTATTGGAGGAAGTTTCTTTCACTGACGGTAAAATCTTTGTTCGGGGTAAACTGACAGCAAGAGGCAAAGGCAAAAGAGCAGACTACATTCTCTATTACAAACCGAATATTCCTATTGCAATTATTGAAGCCAAAGACAATAATCATTCAGTAAGAGCAGGTATTCAACAAGCTTTGGACTATGCTAAAATACTTGATATACCTTGCGTATTCAGTAGCAACGGAGATGGTTTTCTATTTCACGACAGAACAGCAACAGATGGAAACATTGAAACAGAACTTGATTTAGAAAACTTCCCAACGCCTAAACAACTTTGGGAGAAATATAAAAAATACAAGGGTATTGAAACTCCAGTAGCTGAAAAAATTGCTTCACAAGACTATTACTTTGATGGAACAAGCCGTAAACCAAGATACTACCAACAAATTGCTGTAAATAGAACAGTTGAAGCAATTGCCAAAGGACAAAACAGATTGCTTTTGGTGATGGCAACAGGAACAGGAAAGACATATACGGCATTTCAAATCATTCACCGACTTTGGAAAAGCGGAGCAAAAAAACGTATTCTGTTTTTAGCCGACCGAAATGCTTTGATTGACCAGACACGCAGAGGCGATTTCAAACACTTCAAGGATAAAATGACTGTGGTAAAACATAGGCAGATTGACAAAAGTTATGAAATTTATTTGTCGCTTTATCAAGGTTTATCGGGAAATGAAGAAGATAAAAATATCTACAAACAATTTTCGCCTGACTTTTTCGACCTGATTGTTATTGACGAGTGCCATAGAGGAAGTGCAAAGGAAGATAGTGCTTGGAGAGAAATTTTAAACTACTTCAATAACGCTACGCATATTGGTTTAACAGCTACTCCAAAAGAAACCAAAGAAACAAGCAATACCGAATATTTTGGCGACCCAATTTACACTTATTCGCTTAAACAGGGAATTGATGATGGCTTCCTTGCTCCTTACCGAGTGGTAAGAATTGGTTTAAACATTGACTTTGAAGGTTGGCGACCCGAACAAGGAAAAAAAGACAAACACGGTAACGAAATTGAAGACCGTGTTTACAACCGTAAAGATTACGACAGGAATTTGGTTATTGATGAACGAACAGACACCGTTGCAAAAAAAGTAACCGAATTTCTGAAAGGTTTTGACCGCTTCGCTAAAACAATCATTTTCTGTGCAGACATTGACCACGCAGAAAGAATGCGTTCAGCCATTGCCAAATACAATCACGATTTGGTAGCAGAAAACTACAAATATGTAATGCAGATTACAGGCGACAATGACGAAGGGAAACGAGAATTGGACAACTTCATAAACCCCGAAGAAAAATATCCTGTAATTGCAACCACTTCTGAATTGATGACAACAGGCGTAGATGCTCAAACCTGTAAAGTGATTGTGTTGGACAGCGAAATAAAATCAATGACCAAATTCAAACAAATCATTGGTAGGGGAACACGTATCAATGAAGAATTTGACAAACTCTATTTCACCATTCTTGATTTTAGAAATGTAACAGATTTGTTTGCCGATAAAGATTTTGATGGCGACCCGATTAGAGTTAAACCAGTTTCACAAGATGAAGATTTATCATTGGTAGTGATTGAGGAAGAAGAAAATACCTTCACAGTTTTAGACGAACAAACAGGAGAAGAAATAAAATTTGAAAAGGCACAAATTCGTTATCCTGATGGCACAATGCCAAACGGAAATTGGGTTGCTAAAGAACCCCGTCAAAAAATCTATGTAAACGGAGTTGATGTTTCTGTTTTGGTGAGTAGGGAATTGTATTTTGATAATAACGGCAAACCAATTACCACTAGTTTAAAAGACCACACCAAAGAAATTATTAAAGGACAATTTGCCTCATTAGATGATTTCTTAAACAAATGGAACACAACTGAACGCAAAGAAGCTATTGTAGCAGAATTGCAAGAGCAAGGGGTTTTAATTGAAGCATTGACAGAAGCCGTAAACAAAGAAGTGGATTTGTTCGACCTTATTTGTCATATCGCTTTTGACCAACCACCATTGACACGAAAAGAAAGAGCCAACAATGTTAAAAAGCGAAACTACTTTACAAAATATGGTGAACAGGCAAGAAAAGTTTTAGAAACCCTACTTGACAAGTATGCAGACGAAGGCATTACAAACATTGAAAGCATTGAAGTTTTAAAAGTAAAGCCGCTTACTGATTTCGGTTCACCGATCGAAATTATCAATGAGTTTGGCAGCAAGGAAAAATACCTTGAAGCCGTGAAAGAATTAGAAAAAGAACTGTATAAAATAGCGTAA
- a CDS encoding M15 family metallopeptidase: MNIDNFLISGKFDPVTRDEFIEFKSDLDQDLLYLQLDVYVAFLRMKEFATKDSIQLSIVSAFRSYERQQEIWEGKWQGSLPVDGMDLNIFTNDPMAKAQKILEYTAPPGFSRHHWGTDIDINSVEPDYFDTEEGFRTYQWLLIHAGKFGFCQTYTAYNALRPGGFREEKWHWSYEPISYQIWSTQIKQLDHLQIGPFLGSEIFNQINLLEYIKNVNHCSELISEK, encoded by the coding sequence ATGAATATAGATAACTTTTTGATCTCGGGCAAATTTGATCCTGTTACCAGAGACGAATTTATCGAATTCAAATCGGATTTGGATCAAGATCTTTTGTATCTTCAGTTGGATGTTTATGTTGCTTTTTTGCGGATGAAGGAATTTGCGACTAAAGATTCAATTCAGTTATCCATTGTATCTGCATTCCGGAGTTATGAGCGGCAGCAGGAAATCTGGGAAGGCAAATGGCAGGGAAGCCTGCCGGTAGACGGCATGGATTTGAATATATTTACCAATGATCCGATGGCCAAAGCCCAAAAAATTCTGGAATACACGGCTCCTCCCGGTTTCTCCAGGCATCATTGGGGTACGGATATCGATATCAATTCGGTTGAACCTGATTATTTTGATACAGAAGAGGGATTCAGAACTTACCAATGGCTGCTTATTCATGCCGGGAAATTTGGTTTTTGTCAGACATACACCGCATACAATGCATTAAGACCCGGTGGGTTCCGCGAAGAAAAATGGCATTGGTCTTATGAACCGATTTCTTATCAGATCTGGTCAACCCAAATCAAGCAATTGGATCACTTGCAAATCGGACCGTTTTTAGGATCGGAAATTTTCAACCAAATCAATTTGCTTGAATACATCAAAAATGTGAATCATTGCAGTGAACTTATCTCAGAAAAATAA
- a CDS encoding DUF262 domain-containing protein: protein MDAGKRTINDIFNGNRVLEIPFFQRAYVWDTDQWERLLEDMEHVSQTNKPYFLGSVILKQQPTNTGNRVGDKRTLIDGQQRLTTLSIFFKVLALKTKDDYEFNRMFKLRDLIAIQHNHNDIDAYELIMNLSELKELNGTDNITRAYTYFNQNLNLDKLDINNILAKILFVGIDLDENEDEQQIFDTINSLGVKLTTAELLKNYFFNRDEISTYNTYWKNVFEKDEDTKNYWDREITAGRLKREFIDLFFFSYLQIKIQDKNLNVKTEDKIEFSKVEQLFESYKRFIKEYLNNDKKSILAEIKDYALIFQENFDYEIIEDELSENSGIERINAIIFGLDTSTLIPYVLYILKNVSNDNDRNELFEFIETYVMRRMVVHASTKNYNQLFTDRLINNEILTKQQFVDYLDGQSDKVNFLPTNEELKTGFDTAQLVNKQSAGILYFIESKIRNRRLQSTQLLGLNKYSLEHLMPKKWENNWGKLSNNEDRIKRNRKLLTLGNLTIITQALNSTIRDANWTVKRKGKKDKKGLSNYSAGLETMNDYLLYDEWNEQAIEQRAKFLYDNAKEIWKI, encoded by the coding sequence ATGGACGCAGGGAAAAGAACCATCAATGACATTTTTAACGGAAATAGAGTTTTAGAAATTCCATTTTTTCAAAGAGCTTATGTTTGGGATACAGACCAATGGGAAAGACTTCTCGAAGATATGGAACACGTTAGCCAAACAAATAAACCTTACTTTTTAGGCTCTGTTATTCTAAAACAACAACCTACAAACACAGGAAACAGAGTTGGAGACAAAAGAACTTTAATTGATGGACAGCAGCGTTTGACAACACTCTCAATTTTTTTCAAAGTTTTAGCTCTAAAAACAAAAGATGATTATGAGTTTAACCGTATGTTTAAACTTAGAGATTTAATTGCAATTCAGCACAATCACAATGATATTGATGCTTACGAATTAATAATGAACTTGTCAGAACTTAAAGAGTTAAATGGCACTGATAATATAACAAGAGCCTACACATACTTCAATCAAAATCTAAATTTAGACAAATTAGACATCAATAATATTTTAGCTAAAATTTTATTTGTTGGAATTGACCTTGATGAAAACGAAGATGAGCAACAAATTTTTGACACTATCAATTCGTTAGGTGTTAAACTCACAACAGCAGAACTCTTAAAAAATTATTTTTTCAATCGTGATGAAATTTCAACATACAACACTTATTGGAAAAATGTTTTTGAAAAAGACGAAGACACAAAAAACTATTGGGATAGGGAAATTACAGCAGGTAGGTTGAAAAGAGAATTTATTGATTTGTTTTTCTTTTCGTATTTACAAATCAAAATACAAGATAAAAATCTGAATGTAAAAACAGAAGATAAAATTGAATTTTCAAAAGTTGAACAACTTTTTGAATCTTACAAAAGGTTCATTAAAGAATATTTAAACAATGACAAAAAATCAATTTTAGCAGAAATTAAAGATTATGCTTTAATTTTTCAAGAAAACTTTGATTACGAAATTATTGAAGATGAACTTTCAGAAAATTCTGGAATTGAAAGAATAAACGCTATAATTTTTGGACTTGATACTTCTACTCTTATTCCTTATGTACTTTATATTCTTAAAAATGTTTCTAACGACAACGACAGAAACGAACTTTTTGAATTTATTGAAACCTATGTAATGCGTAGAATGGTTGTACACGCAAGCACCAAAAATTACAATCAATTATTTACGGATAGACTAATCAATAATGAAATTTTAACGAAACAACAATTTGTTGATTATTTAGACGGACAATCCGACAAAGTAAACTTCTTACCTACAAACGAAGAACTAAAAACAGGATTTGACACAGCTCAACTCGTTAATAAACAGTCAGCAGGAATTTTATATTTCATTGAATCTAAAATCAGAAACAGAAGACTACAATCAACCCAACTTTTAGGATTAAACAAATACAGTTTAGAACATTTAATGCCTAAAAAATGGGAAAATAATTGGGGTAAACTTTCAAACAACGAAGACAGAATAAAACGAAATCGTAAATTATTGACATTAGGAAATTTAACGATAATTACCCAAGCATTAAACTCAACAATCCGAGATGCAAACTGGACTGTAAAACGAAAAGGTAAAAAGGACAAAAAAGGTTTAAGCAATTACTCAGCTGGACTTGAAACGATGAACGACTATTTGCTTTATGACGAATGGAACGAACAAGCCATAGAACAGCGAGCTAAATTCTTGTATGACAACGCAAAGGAAATATGGAAGATATGA
- a CDS encoding restriction endonuclease subunit S, which yields MSLVPISDLFQFEKGTLQSSKCIPGKYTFITASSEWKTHNEYVYDCEALIFAAAASGSLGRTHYVNGKFISSDLCFILTPKNEEKYPIDLQFYHIIFNVLKDDIVRNTKAGTSKEAIGLKSFGNYRLPYFDIKQQLEVKSKFIVGNSYKDELINEQSHQLELIKKLRQQILKDAMQGKLVPQNPKDEPASKLLEKIKVEKAKSGKKEKALPKINLADVPFKTPSNWSWCRLGEIAELNGRIGWKGLTASEYKKNGPLFLSVYSLNYGDYVDYSQAYHISKERYDESPEIMLRNGDILICKDGAGIGKLGIIKDLQEPATINSSLLLIRPSKQVQLKFLYYYLLSEHFQKIVNSRIMGATTPHLYQRDLVEFFIAFPPLSEQKRIVSKIEELMNLCDELETSVKVNQEYTTLLYQTALKEALQPKTIEVKQEDLAIAAEPRPTYFSQKNLLDFYQKQIIGHIVKQHNEHKMQQGEMVIAKDLYHLEKLYGINTHFQFQNWHYGTYDNKIRQLINGKDKYFKKEKVGNKGYEVLALGEKSENLFNPKYHKPELDLVEQSMKDLLKIYATFPFKERSKLIELLNTVSKVISDTQSLDLATIREAMKLWKTPKAKFPTKADSFTPEETKECIDLILKQGWDKKLILKSKSKNDKILTE from the coding sequence ATGAGTTTGGTTCCAATATCAGATTTATTTCAGTTTGAAAAAGGGACTTTACAAAGTTCTAAGTGCATACCAGGGAAATACACTTTCATTACAGCTTCTTCTGAATGGAAAACTCATAATGAATATGTATATGACTGTGAAGCATTAATTTTTGCTGCTGCTGCATCAGGTTCATTAGGCAGAACGCATTATGTAAATGGCAAGTTTATATCAAGCGATTTGTGCTTTATTCTTACCCCAAAGAATGAAGAGAAATATCCAATTGACTTGCAATTTTATCATATTATTTTCAATGTTTTGAAAGATGATATTGTAAGAAACACTAAAGCAGGAACATCAAAAGAAGCAATTGGATTAAAGTCTTTTGGAAATTATCGTCTGCCATATTTTGACATTAAACAACAACTTGAAGTTAAATCAAAGTTCATAGTGGGCAATTCATATAAGGATGAATTAATAAATGAACAATCACACCAGTTAGAGTTAATCAAAAAACTGCGACAGCAGATTTTGAAAGATGCAATGCAAGGTAAATTAGTTCCCCAAAACCCAAAAGACGAACCAGCATCAAAACTTCTTGAAAAGATAAAAGTAGAGAAGGCAAAATCAGGCAAAAAAGAGAAAGCATTACCCAAAATAAATTTGGCTGATGTTCCATTTAAAACTCCTTCAAACTGGTCTTGGTGCAGACTTGGAGAAATTGCAGAATTGAATGGTAGAATTGGTTGGAAAGGACTGACAGCAAGTGAATACAAAAAAAATGGCCCACTTTTTTTATCCGTTTATTCACTTAACTATGGAGATTACGTTGATTATTCACAGGCTTATCATATTTCAAAAGAGAGATATGACGAGAGTCCTGAGATAATGCTTAGAAATGGTGATATTTTGATATGTAAGGATGGTGCGGGTATAGGAAAACTTGGAATAATTAAAGATTTGCAGGAGCCCGCTACAATAAACTCATCTTTACTTCTAATTCGACCATCAAAGCAAGTTCAATTAAAATTCCTTTATTATTATTTATTAAGCGAGCATTTTCAGAAAATAGTTAATTCTAGAATTATGGGGGCAACAACACCCCATTTATATCAAAGAGATTTAGTCGAATTTTTCATTGCATTTCCACCATTATCAGAACAAAAACGCATAGTTTCCAAAATAGAGGAATTAATGAATTTGTGTGATGAATTGGAAACAAGCGTAAAAGTCAATCAGGAATATACAACCTTGCTTTACCAAACGGCATTAAAAGAAGCATTGCAGCCAAAAACAATTGAAGTAAAACAAGAAGATTTAGCCATTGCTGCAGAGCCACGACCAACATACTTTTCACAAAAGAACCTATTAGACTTTTATCAAAAGCAGATTATCGGGCATATTGTTAAGCAACATAATGAACACAAAATGCAACAGGGTGAAATGGTAATTGCCAAAGACCTTTATCATCTCGAAAAACTCTATGGAATTAATACTCACTTTCAATTTCAAAATTGGCATTACGGAACCTATGACAACAAAATACGGCAACTGATTAACGGCAAAGACAAATACTTCAAAAAAGAGAAAGTTGGTAATAAGGGTTATGAAGTTTTAGCACTTGGAGAAAAATCGGAAAATTTATTCAATCCAAAATATCATAAACCTGAATTGGATTTAGTAGAGCAATCAATGAAAGATTTACTTAAAATTTATGCGACTTTCCCGTTTAAAGAAAGAAGTAAACTAATTGAATTGCTCAACACAGTTTCTAAAGTAATTTCAGATACACAGTCTTTGGATTTAGCAACTATTAGAGAAGCAATGAAGCTATGGAAAACACCAAAAGCGAAATTTCCAACTAAAGCCGATAGCTTCACACCCGAAGAAACAAAAGAATGTATTGATTTGATTTTGAAACAAGGTTGGGATAAAAAACTGATTCTTAAAAGCAAAAGTAAAAATGATAAAATATTGACTGAATGA